The Microbacterium limosum genome contains a region encoding:
- a CDS encoding substrate-binding domain-containing protein, with the protein MKIRTTVVALVAAMSIAALAGCTPAGGGASEEVDPEISAEIDAALAEITGQVLSTGPNGEEPASVDTTVVTDAQAEEIAAMGLTAAIVMHYGGNDWANAQIAGLNAEFDRLGIEVIATTDADFDPATQVSQIETVLTQDPDIIVSIPTDTVATASAYRRAAEQGVKLVFMDNVPDGFVAGQDYVSMVSADNYGNGVTSAYLLARALGGEGQIGVIYHEADFFVTQQRYDGFVETITEEFPDIEIVQEQGIAGPDFAGDAQGVANAMLTRHADLDGIWAVWDVPAEGVMAAARETGRTDIKIATQDLGTNVAIALAKNEMIVGLGAQLPYDQGVAEADLAALSILGVDVPPYVALSSLPVDHENVLEAWELVYDAEAPASVRDAYVD; encoded by the coding sequence ATGAAAATCAGGACAACGGTGGTCGCGCTCGTCGCGGCCATGAGCATCGCCGCCCTCGCGGGCTGCACGCCCGCCGGCGGCGGCGCGAGCGAAGAAGTCGACCCCGAGATCTCTGCGGAGATCGACGCCGCGCTCGCCGAGATCACGGGACAGGTGCTCAGCACCGGCCCCAACGGCGAGGAGCCGGCCTCGGTCGACACCACCGTCGTGACGGATGCGCAGGCGGAAGAGATCGCGGCGATGGGCCTCACGGCCGCGATCGTCATGCACTACGGCGGCAATGACTGGGCCAACGCCCAGATCGCCGGCCTCAACGCGGAGTTCGATCGGCTCGGGATCGAAGTGATCGCCACGACCGACGCCGACTTCGACCCCGCGACGCAGGTCTCGCAGATCGAGACCGTGCTGACCCAGGACCCGGACATCATCGTGTCCATCCCGACCGACACGGTGGCCACCGCCAGCGCTTACCGCAGGGCCGCTGAGCAGGGCGTGAAGCTCGTGTTCATGGACAACGTGCCCGACGGCTTCGTGGCCGGGCAGGACTACGTGTCGATGGTCTCCGCCGACAACTACGGCAACGGGGTCACCTCTGCGTACCTTCTCGCGCGCGCTCTCGGCGGCGAAGGCCAGATCGGCGTCATCTACCACGAGGCCGACTTCTTCGTCACGCAGCAGCGCTACGACGGCTTCGTCGAGACGATCACGGAGGAGTTCCCCGACATCGAGATCGTTCAGGAGCAGGGCATCGCCGGCCCCGACTTCGCGGGTGACGCCCAGGGCGTGGCCAACGCGATGCTCACGAGGCACGCCGACCTCGACGGCATCTGGGCGGTGTGGGATGTGCCCGCGGAGGGCGTCATGGCCGCCGCTCGCGAGACAGGTCGTACCGACATCAAGATCGCGACGCAGGACCTGGGCACGAACGTGGCCATCGCCCTCGCCAAGAACGAGATGATCGTCGGACTGGGTGCCCAGCTGCCCTACGACCAGGGCGTCGCCGAGGCCGACCTCGCCGCGCTCAGCATCCTCGGGGTCGACGTGCCTCCGTACGTCGCGCTCAGCTCTCTTCCCGTCGACCACGAGAACGTGCTCGAGGCCTGGGAGCTGGTCTACGACGCCGAAGCGCCGGCATCCGTGCGGGACGCGTACGTCGACTGA
- a CDS encoding sugar phosphate isomerase/epimerase, with protein MKFAYEANAWGGVVGTPGSVTNLGSGFYETPGDVHGTLEAIAAVGYQGLELFDGNLLPFEDSISDFVAAVNGQGLEVAGVYSGGHLIYRDAHEDELARFDRSIRLAASAGARHYVIGGGAIRSTGRRDEDYRIAGEFLDTVAERARAAGLVASYHPHLGSLAQAPEQIDALFAATSIGLCADVAHIAAGGGDPAAVIRRHADRLAYVHLKDLDATTHAFMPLGEGDLDLGGIIDAVVDAGYDDWITVELDGYEGDQSAAAARSLRFLQAGKLA; from the coding sequence GTGAAATTCGCTTACGAAGCAAATGCGTGGGGCGGCGTCGTCGGCACGCCCGGTTCTGTGACGAATCTGGGATCCGGTTTCTATGAGACGCCCGGAGACGTGCACGGCACGTTGGAGGCGATCGCAGCGGTCGGCTACCAGGGCCTCGAGCTGTTCGACGGCAATCTCCTTCCCTTCGAAGACTCCATCTCGGACTTCGTCGCGGCTGTCAATGGCCAGGGGCTCGAGGTCGCGGGCGTGTACAGCGGGGGACACTTGATCTACCGCGACGCGCACGAGGACGAGCTGGCCCGGTTCGATCGCTCGATCCGTCTCGCCGCTTCCGCGGGTGCCCGGCACTACGTGATCGGCGGCGGTGCCATTCGCTCGACCGGGCGCCGCGACGAGGATTACCGGATCGCGGGTGAGTTCCTCGACACGGTCGCGGAGCGCGCCCGGGCGGCCGGTCTCGTCGCCAGCTACCACCCGCACCTCGGCAGCCTCGCGCAGGCCCCCGAGCAGATCGACGCCCTGTTCGCGGCGACATCGATCGGCCTCTGCGCCGACGTGGCACACATCGCGGCCGGCGGCGGCGACCCCGCCGCCGTCATCCGTCGGCACGCGGACCGCCTGGCCTACGTGCACCTCAAGGACCTCGACGCGACGACTCACGCGTTCATGCCGCTCGGCGAGGGAGACCTCGACCTCGGCGGCATCATCGACGCGGTCGTCGACGCCGGCTACGACGACTGGATCACCGTCGAGCTCGACGGGTACGAGGGTGACCAGAGCGCCGCCGCCGCACGAAGCCTTCGATTCCTCCAGGCCGGAAAGCTGGCCTGA
- a CDS encoding ROK family transcriptional regulator — MISAGAGELFQLMRDGRPRTRAELVEETGLARTSVVNRLAALAAVGLVTPTGTAAASGGRPAARLVFEQTSRVCIGIDLGATHGSVGILDLAGEVLHEESRTLDIAEGPIQILTWALDTAERLLAAAGRQRHLLGVGVGVPGPVEHSTGRPIRPPIMPGWDGFDIPAFIRQRLDAPVLVDNDVNLLALGERATRWPGVSDLLFIKVATGIGAGIILGGQLQRGARGSAGDIGHVQVPGVADDRDLEALASTPAIAASLSRDGASVDTTDVIERIRTGDPMAVTAARDAGRIIGKVTAACVSILNPSVVVIGGQLGVNVQEIIAGVREVVYQTSIPLATQHLNIVPAEGGTTAGIRGAGLMVLNERLSATAVDELIADI; from the coding sequence ATGATCTCTGCGGGCGCCGGTGAGCTCTTCCAGCTGATGCGCGACGGACGTCCGCGGACGCGCGCCGAACTGGTGGAAGAGACGGGACTCGCCCGCACCAGCGTGGTGAATCGGCTCGCGGCCCTCGCGGCTGTCGGACTCGTCACCCCGACCGGTACCGCGGCCGCTTCCGGCGGACGCCCCGCCGCCCGCCTCGTTTTCGAGCAGACGTCACGGGTGTGCATCGGGATCGACCTCGGCGCGACTCACGGCTCGGTCGGAATCCTCGACCTGGCCGGGGAGGTGCTGCATGAGGAGAGCAGGACCCTCGACATCGCGGAGGGGCCGATCCAGATCCTGACGTGGGCACTCGATACGGCCGAGCGCCTGCTCGCCGCGGCGGGCAGGCAGCGGCACCTGCTGGGAGTGGGCGTGGGGGTTCCAGGTCCGGTCGAGCACTCGACGGGCAGGCCGATCCGCCCGCCGATCATGCCCGGCTGGGACGGCTTCGACATCCCCGCTTTCATTCGTCAGCGGCTCGACGCGCCCGTCCTCGTCGACAACGACGTGAACCTCCTGGCGCTCGGCGAGCGTGCCACGCGGTGGCCCGGCGTCAGCGACCTCTTGTTCATCAAGGTCGCCACGGGCATCGGTGCGGGCATCATCCTCGGCGGACAGCTTCAGCGCGGAGCCCGCGGATCCGCCGGAGACATAGGACACGTGCAGGTGCCGGGCGTAGCGGACGATCGCGACCTGGAAGCGCTCGCCAGCACGCCGGCGATCGCAGCGAGCCTCAGCCGCGACGGCGCGAGCGTGGACACGACCGACGTGATCGAACGAATCCGTACCGGCGACCCGATGGCGGTCACCGCGGCCCGCGACGCCGGCCGCATCATCGGCAAGGTCACCGCGGCCTGCGTCAGCATCCTCAACCCCTCCGTCGTCGTGATCGGCGGCCAGCTGGGGGTGAACGTGCAGGAGATCATCGCCGGCGTACGCGAAGTCGTCTACCAGACGTCGATCCCGCTCGCGACGCAGCACCTGAACATCGTGCCCGCCGAGGGAGGCACGACCGCGGGTATCCGCGGGGCGGGGCTAATGGTCCTCAACGAACGCCTGAGCGCAACGGCGGTCGACGAACTGATCGCCGACATCTGA
- a CDS encoding LacI family DNA-binding transcriptional regulator, which yields MMPERADPIDKRSRPATLRDVAQLAGVSIATVSKSLNGRDHVRPETRERVLRAAEKLNFAPNSLAQGLLTGRTGTVGLLTSDMEGRFSLPVMMGAEDAFGTGSTSVFLCDARGDAIREQHHIRALLGRRVDGLIVVGDKTDPRPSLGHAFPVPIVYAYAPSDDPRDISVISDNVGAGSLAAEHVLSCGRRRIAYVSGDVTYAAARDRVEGAVQTLGAAGLELLGGEALYGAWTEEWGRGAIRTLLARFPDLDAVLCGSDQIARGALDALRESGRSVPSEVAVMAHDNWVPIATQARPPLSTIDMRLELVGRRAAELLFEAINGEGRGGIHSVATKLVTRGSTALV from the coding sequence ATGATGCCAGAGCGAGCCGACCCGATCGACAAGCGCTCCCGGCCGGCCACGTTGCGCGACGTGGCACAGCTCGCAGGGGTGTCGATCGCGACGGTGTCGAAGTCGCTGAACGGACGCGACCACGTCCGGCCGGAGACGCGGGAGCGCGTGCTGAGAGCTGCGGAGAAGCTGAACTTCGCGCCGAACTCGCTCGCGCAGGGGCTCCTGACCGGTCGAACAGGCACCGTCGGCCTGCTCACGAGCGACATGGAGGGGCGCTTCTCCCTGCCCGTCATGATGGGGGCGGAGGATGCGTTCGGAACCGGCAGCACGTCGGTATTCCTGTGCGACGCCCGCGGAGACGCGATACGCGAGCAGCATCACATCCGCGCGCTGCTCGGCCGTCGGGTCGATGGGCTCATCGTCGTGGGTGACAAGACCGATCCCCGCCCCTCGCTCGGGCATGCCTTCCCCGTTCCGATCGTCTACGCGTACGCACCGTCCGATGACCCGAGGGACATCTCGGTGATCAGCGACAACGTCGGTGCGGGGAGTCTGGCCGCGGAGCACGTACTCAGCTGCGGGCGACGACGGATCGCGTACGTCTCGGGCGACGTCACGTACGCCGCCGCACGGGATCGCGTCGAGGGCGCCGTCCAGACGCTCGGTGCCGCGGGCCTCGAGCTGCTGGGGGGTGAGGCGCTGTACGGGGCCTGGACGGAAGAGTGGGGGCGCGGAGCGATACGCACCCTGCTGGCGAGATTCCCCGATCTCGATGCCGTGCTCTGCGGCAGCGATCAGATCGCGCGCGGTGCGCTGGACGCCCTGCGCGAGAGCGGGCGGTCGGTTCCCTCCGAGGTTGCCGTCATGGCACACGACAATTGGGTGCCGATCGCCACGCAGGCGCGGCCGCCGCTGTCGACGATCGACATGCGGCTCGAGCTGGTCGGCAGGCGCGCCGCGGAACTCCTCTTCGAAGCGATCAACGGCGAGGGGCGAGGAGGGATCCACTCCGTCGCGACGAAGCTCGTGACGCGGGGGTCGACCGCGCTCGTGTAG